A genomic segment from Deinococcus sp. YIM 77859 encodes:
- a CDS encoding nitroreductase family protein, whose product MLARRTTNGPFRPDPVSREHQHLLMRVAQAAPSHFNSQPWRFVLIENRATIERVADISGESMTELIAAGAFFERYRRYFRFSEAEMDKRRDGIHIDHLPGPLRPFTRQVFSDAGLRLMRQLGVPKKLGEDNRKLVAGSPLLLAALLDKEEYRPGELSAFYSVFGLGAAMENIWNAVGALGMGIQFISTPMELPHRWQAIRELLRVPDHLELMAVYRLGYLPREEKRPSIDWSSRHRKRLSQFVSRETCEVPEEESERKAP is encoded by the coding sequence ATGCTTGCCCGGCGCACCACCAATGGGCCTTTTCGCCCGGACCCCGTGAGCCGCGAGCACCAGCACCTCTTGATGCGGGTGGCGCAGGCGGCCCCCAGCCACTTCAACAGCCAGCCCTGGCGTTTTGTGCTCATCGAGAACCGAGCGACCATCGAGCGGGTGGCGGACATCTCCGGCGAGAGCATGACCGAGCTGATCGCGGCGGGTGCCTTTTTCGAGCGCTACCGCCGCTACTTCCGTTTCAGCGAGGCGGAGATGGATAAGCGGCGTGACGGCATCCACATCGACCACCTGCCCGGTCCGCTGCGGCCGTTTACCCGTCAGGTGTTCTCCGACGCGGGCTTGCGGCTGATGCGGCAACTCGGCGTGCCCAAAAAGCTGGGAGAAGACAACCGCAAGCTGGTGGCCGGAAGCCCGCTGCTGCTCGCGGCCCTGCTCGACAAGGAGGAGTACCGGCCGGGCGAACTCAGCGCCTTTTACAGCGTCTTCGGGCTGGGTGCGGCGATGGAAAACATCTGGAACGCCGTCGGGGCGCTGGGGATGGGCATTCAGTTCATCAGCACGCCCATGGAGCTGCCCCACCGGTGGCAGGCCATTCGCGAACTGCTGCGCGTGCCGGATCACCTGGAACTGATGGCCGTCTACCGCCTGGGCTACCTGCCCCGCGAGGAGAAACGCCCCTCCATCGACTGGAGTAGCCGCCACCGCAAGCGGCTTTCGCAGTTCGTGAGCCGCGAGACGTGCGAGGTACCTGAAGAGGAGAGCGAGAGGAAAGCGCCCTGA